One region of uncultured Methanolobus sp. genomic DNA includes:
- a CDS encoding thiamine pyrophosphate-dependent enzyme, whose amino-acid sequence MNNINQDMTNNEDITGLEAIYLAAIDSNVRFITAVAGYPMTAVADHFFENKAPSNCNNYDIHWFTNEKAALEAALGASVTGRRSMVMVKHVGMNVLSDPLMTAMMHTIGSGLVIIAGDDPAARASQNEQDSRFYGAISETAVFDPSTPQSAYDSLNRAFELSEKAKVPVIMRITDRLEKETQKVSRLQINSKTKQGEKVLDKNIWKLTMHGKHQRFHIESEPVLIHEAENSRFNRMSINGDRVGIISSGYPSFIVDEILSTQLAHSSYSHLSLGMVSPFPEKLVKNLIERHERILVIEESEPFIESHISTCCDRVFGKRTGHLPFSMVEKEHVEFAFENIDNDEVSKYTDIQTILDRGSKPICSDCPFMPLYNILSDIHPVAGDMGCSIRTAPDPLNAVNTGFALGGAISTACGFPGKGIAVIGDFGLAHSGIIGLINAVEGGFDILAIILQNDVAAMTGGQGAPDLKVVIKALVPDTSFINIDKILESEGKNACSNHIKSMIQAKIDTKGVSVIYIEGQCTK is encoded by the coding sequence ATGAATAATATTAATCAAGATATGACAAACAATGAGGATATAACCGGCCTTGAAGCAATCTACCTTGCAGCGATCGACAGCAATGTAAGATTTATTACTGCTGTTGCCGGATATCCCATGACTGCAGTTGCAGACCACTTTTTTGAAAATAAGGCTCCCAGTAACTGCAATAATTACGATATCCACTGGTTCACCAATGAGAAAGCTGCTCTTGAGGCAGCATTAGGTGCATCTGTTACCGGAAGGCGCTCTATGGTGATGGTCAAGCATGTGGGCATGAACGTGCTTTCAGACCCGCTCATGACAGCAATGATGCACACCATCGGTTCAGGACTTGTGATAATTGCTGGCGATGACCCCGCAGCAAGAGCATCACAGAACGAGCAGGATTCCAGATTCTACGGAGCAATTTCTGAGACTGCTGTTTTTGACCCTTCAACACCGCAGAGTGCATATGATTCACTTAATCGGGCTTTTGAACTCTCAGAGAAAGCAAAGGTCCCTGTTATTATGAGAATAACTGACCGGCTGGAAAAAGAAACACAGAAAGTCAGCAGGTTACAGATAAACTCAAAAACAAAACAGGGAGAAAAGGTCTTAGATAAGAATATCTGGAAGCTTACAATGCACGGAAAGCACCAGAGATTCCATATTGAATCTGAACCAGTCCTTATTCACGAGGCTGAAAACTCACGGTTCAACCGCATGTCAATTAACGGAGACAGGGTTGGAATAATATCATCCGGTTATCCATCATTTATTGTGGACGAGATTCTTTCCACACAACTAGCCCATTCTTCATATTCACACCTGAGTCTTGGAATGGTTTCACCGTTTCCGGAAAAACTTGTAAAAAATCTCATAGAACGACATGAACGCATACTTGTTATTGAAGAAAGTGAACCTTTCATAGAGTCACATATAAGCACATGTTGTGACAGGGTTTTTGGAAAAAGAACCGGCCACCTTCCTTTCAGTATGGTTGAAAAAGAACATGTTGAATTTGCTTTTGAGAATATCGATAACGATGAAGTCTCAAAATACACAGATATACAGACAATCCTCGACAGGGGTTCAAAGCCTATTTGCAGCGATTGTCCGTTCATGCCACTCTACAATATCCTTAGTGATATCCATCCTGTTGCAGGAGACATGGGTTGTTCTATTCGCACAGCACCTGATCCGTTAAATGCAGTTAACACAGGATTTGCACTTGGTGGTGCAATATCAACAGCCTGCGGGTTCCCCGGGAAAGGGATAGCCGTAATTGGGGATTTTGGACTTGCACATTCCGGCATAATAGGATTGATAAATGCAGTTGAAGGTGGTTTTGACATCCTTGCAATCATACTTCAGAATGATGTTGCAGCAATGACAGGCGGACAGGGTGCACCTGACCTGAAAGTAGTTATAAAGGCACTTGTACCTGATACTAGTTTTATTAATATAGACAAGATACTGGAGTCTGAAGGAAAAAATGCATGTTCAAATCACATTAAAAGTATGATTCAGGCAAAGATAGATACAAAAGGTGTTTCTGTAATCTATATTGAAGGGCAGTGTACAAAATAA
- a CDS encoding methanogenesis marker 12 protein — MFIGIDHGTTAMRFAALFPDGEVLKLELPRTQAAEMSKSQLISSIEEAFGISSSDILLMAVTYSMGDGIKDIEDIATVENRGVKSIEGAGKKTGGGGLVFDSIRSSGIPAVVIPGIHEGSDTDPRLNIFSHSTSPEKIGIAYHAFALGFSDFVLSDISSNTVTVAVADGKLIGAIDACIFAPGLQHGPLDVQALRDVDAGKMSANEAFVNSGVLKHTSFSDRHDLIKAANDGDSHALLAMDSIALFAAMEIAGMQLLMKEYGSTGQVIIEGSVGEVPEVVGKIESHLGAKVHVLDRWSAAIGCAEIARDVHSGSDEILGLNVNFKK, encoded by the coding sequence ATGTTCATTGGAATAGATCATGGTACTACTGCAATGCGATTTGCTGCACTTTTTCCAGACGGGGAAGTGCTGAAACTTGAACTTCCAAGAACTCAAGCCGCTGAAATGTCAAAATCCCAGCTAATATCTTCAATTGAAGAGGCTTTTGGAATAAGTTCTTCTGATATTTTGCTTATGGCTGTGACCTATTCTATGGGTGATGGCATAAAGGACATTGAGGATATAGCTACTGTTGAAAACCGTGGTGTCAAAAGTATAGAAGGTGCCGGCAAGAAAACTGGTGGTGGGGGCCTTGTATTTGATTCTATCCGTTCATCCGGTATCCCTGCAGTTGTGATTCCTGGTATCCATGAAGGCAGCGATACAGACCCACGTCTTAATATTTTCTCACATTCTACAAGTCCTGAAAAGATTGGAATTGCCTATCATGCATTTGCACTTGGATTCAGTGATTTTGTCCTCTCTGACATCAGTTCCAATACTGTTACTGTTGCAGTTGCAGATGGGAAACTTATCGGCGCAATAGATGCATGTATATTTGCTCCGGGGCTGCAACATGGGCCACTTGATGTACAGGCTCTCAGGGATGTGGATGCAGGCAAGATGAGTGCTAATGAGGCATTTGTGAACTCAGGTGTTCTTAAACACACTTCTTTTTCAGATAGGCATGATCTCATAAAAGCTGCCAATGATGGCGATTCTCACGCTTTGCTGGCCATGGACAGTATCGCACTTTTTGCTGCCATGGAAATTGCCGGTATGCAGCTTCTGATGAAAGAATATGGTTCCACAGGCCAAGTTATCATTGAAGGTTCCGTTGGTGAGGTTCCTGAAGTTGTAGGGAAAATAGAATCTCATCTTGGTGCAAAAGTCCATGTCCTGGATAGGTGGAGCGCCGCCATTGGTTGTGCTGAAATTGCCAGGGATGTTCACTCAGGTTCAGATGAAATACTGGGTTTGAATGTCAATTTCAAAAAGTGA
- a CDS encoding DUF2103 domain-containing protein, which yields MTDAINSKGVRKPECKLGGSHTTIIGGRGGKKVVSLVSQHPSVKKIIPSVIAVKGKGNSGGKLTARAQRPDDRGNIRLLLSRGTSFQELRIVTNVGSFQEGEHVMKELNSLLSDI from the coding sequence ATGACGGATGCTATCAATTCAAAAGGAGTTCGCAAGCCAGAGTGTAAGCTCGGCGGTTCACATACTACTATTATTGGTGGACGTGGCGGTAAAAAGGTTGTATCCTTAGTCAGTCAGCATCCTTCGGTCAAGAAAATAATTCCTTCCGTGATTGCTGTTAAAGGAAAAGGAAACTCCGGTGGGAAACTTACAGCCAGGGCACAGAGGCCGGATGACAGGGGCAATATAAGACTTCTTCTTTCACGTGGAACTTCCTTTCAGGAACTGCGTATAGTCACAAATGTAGGCAGTTTTCAGGAAGGTGAACACGTAATGAAAGAACTCAATTCATTATTATCTGATATTTAA
- a CDS encoding ACT domain-containing protein, producing the protein MEEKIIKQISLFAENKPGRLANIATNFRNAGINIRAFTIAEAGDFGIIRMVVDKPDLAHEVLHDAGFTVSETSVLGIEMEDVPGGLGTIADVLGAQSINIDYAYAFVTKTEKALLILRVSDIEGAIEVLNGEGVKLIDMADIQEI; encoded by the coding sequence ATGGAAGAAAAGATAATCAAGCAGATATCACTTTTCGCTGAAAACAAGCCAGGTCGCCTTGCTAATATTGCAACAAATTTCAGGAACGCAGGTATCAATATAAGGGCTTTTACCATTGCCGAAGCCGGAGATTTCGGAATCATCAGGATGGTAGTTGATAAGCCGGACCTCGCTCATGAAGTTCTTCACGATGCAGGATTTACGGTTTCCGAAACCAGTGTTCTGGGTATTGAAATGGAAGATGTACCTGGAGGTCTGGGTACGATCGCTGATGTGCTTGGTGCCCAGAGTATCAACATCGACTATGCTTATGCCTTTGTCACAAAGACCGAGAAGGCACTTCTCATCCTCAGGGTAAGCGACATTGAGGGAGCCATCGAGGTTCTTAACGGTGAAGGTGTAAAGCTCATCGATATGGCAGATATTCAGGAAATCTGA
- a CDS encoding phenylacetate--CoA ligase has translation MIEYWNPLMERMPVDELEKMQEKKLKSLVNYVYLHSDFYKKKFDEAGVKPEDIRTLDDLKKLPFTYKSDLRDTYPTGMFCVPNEQLVRFHVSSGTTGKPTVVGYTKNDIQSWNTSLARALTSIGVGRGDIMQVSYGYGLFTGGLGLHYGAEEAGATVLPTSSGNTEKQLELMQDLGSTAIACTPSYFLFMSEVANQNGISIQNDTNLKAGIFGAEPWSEEMRARIEGATGIKAYDIYGTSELSGPLCTECQFQEGIHIWADMFLLEIIDPETGEQLADGERGELVITTLAKEALPLIRYRIGDITIINKEPCKCGRTHPRIMRVLGRADDMLIVRGINVFPGQVESVLMTIPEVGEHFMIIVDRVNELDTMTIQIEMTDEAFSDKVNDIIDLEKKVQSALKHVLNLAVKVELVEKGTIPRSMGKAKKVIDNRKL, from the coding sequence ATGATAGAATACTGGAACCCATTGATGGAAAGGATGCCGGTTGATGAACTGGAAAAAATGCAGGAGAAGAAACTTAAAAGTCTGGTTAATTATGTCTACCTGCACTCGGATTTCTACAAAAAGAAATTTGATGAAGCAGGTGTTAAGCCTGAAGACATCCGGACACTTGATGACCTGAAGAAATTACCTTTTACCTACAAATCCGACTTGAGAGATACTTATCCCACAGGAATGTTCTGTGTACCTAATGAACAGCTTGTACGTTTCCACGTTTCCTCTGGAACCACAGGAAAGCCAACTGTTGTAGGTTACACAAAGAATGACATCCAGTCATGGAATACATCCCTTGCAAGAGCTCTCACTTCAATTGGTGTAGGTCGTGGAGATATTATGCAGGTGAGCTATGGATACGGTCTTTTCACAGGTGGTCTCGGGCTGCACTATGGTGCTGAAGAAGCAGGTGCCACTGTTCTTCCTACAAGTTCCGGTAACACAGAAAAGCAGCTTGAGCTTATGCAGGACCTGGGTAGCACAGCAATTGCCTGTACACCATCTTACTTCCTCTTCATGAGTGAGGTTGCAAATCAGAATGGAATTAGTATTCAGAATGACACAAATCTCAAGGCAGGAATCTTCGGTGCAGAACCATGGTCTGAGGAAATGAGGGCAAGGATTGAGGGAGCAACAGGTATTAAAGCCTATGATATCTACGGTACTTCAGAACTCAGTGGACCACTTTGTACTGAATGCCAGTTTCAGGAAGGTATCCATATCTGGGCTGACATGTTCCTTCTTGAAATAATTGATCCGGAAACAGGTGAGCAACTTGCTGATGGTGAGCGTGGTGAACTTGTAATCACAACCCTTGCTAAGGAAGCACTCCCGCTTATCAGGTATCGTATTGGTGACATCACTATCATTAACAAGGAACCATGCAAGTGTGGCCGCACACACCCACGTATCATGAGGGTACTTGGCCGTGCAGATGACATGCTTATTGTTCGTGGAATTAATGTATTCCCCGGTCAGGTAGAGTCCGTACTCATGACCATACCCGAAGTTGGCGAACACTTCATGATAATCGTAGACAGGGTGAATGAACTCGATACTATGACCATCCAGATAGAGATGACAGATGAAGCATTCAGTGACAAGGTCAACGATATAATTGATCTTGAAAAGAAGGTTCAGTCTGCACTTAAGCATGTGCTTAATCTGGCAGTAAAGGTCGAGCTTGTTGAGAAAGGAACAATTCCACGTTCAATGGGTAAAGCTAAGAAAGTTATAGACAACAGAAAGCTATAA
- a CDS encoding DHH family phosphoesterase, with product MQVEETEFYNKLLDYSNILYLCHRNADPDAVSSAFALSEAVGGTIGLVDGCNRVASLLIDKLNIDVVEKPDPSEYDITLVVDTSTSSQLNDIKLGKYCVIDHHATTALIENAEFYLHRHATSTAEMVFDILRSMGAPVMRRTAMGLLTGIITDTGHFKHATQETFRTVSEIIACSGVEYAEVLEMMAATPQDISMRIAMLKCATRATIERVDDWLLVDSHVNSFGGAASSMFLNVGADVALIGTSRDANIRVSGRAKREAVAAGVNLGKIMEDISQNYDGTGGGHAGAAGIDVVADMDTILGECKCRISEILKGKPNPTICDSLNDECHESE from the coding sequence ATGCAAGTTGAAGAAACGGAGTTTTACAATAAGCTTCTGGATTATAGTAATATCCTTTATCTTTGTCATCGGAACGCCGATCCGGATGCCGTAAGTAGTGCATTTGCACTTTCAGAAGCAGTGGGAGGGACAATTGGCCTTGTTGACGGGTGTAATCGTGTTGCTTCTCTTCTTATTGATAAACTAAACATTGACGTGGTTGAAAAACCTGATCCGTCTGAATATGACATAACTCTTGTAGTTGATACTTCTACAAGTTCCCAGCTAAATGATATTAAACTTGGCAAATACTGTGTGATCGACCATCATGCAACTACTGCTCTTATTGAAAATGCTGAGTTCTATCTTCACCGTCATGCAACATCCACTGCAGAGATGGTTTTTGATATACTGAGGTCCATGGGTGCGCCGGTAATGCGTCGCACTGCAATGGGTCTGCTCACAGGAATAATAACTGATACCGGGCATTTTAAACATGCTACCCAGGAAACTTTCAGGACTGTTTCTGAAATAATAGCCTGTAGTGGTGTGGAATATGCAGAAGTTCTGGAAATGATGGCAGCAACTCCTCAGGATATATCCATGCGTATAGCCATGTTGAAATGTGCCACTCGTGCAACCATTGAAAGGGTTGACGACTGGCTGCTTGTTGATTCTCATGTTAATTCTTTCGGTGGTGCAGCTTCATCCATGTTCCTTAACGTCGGTGCCGATGTTGCTCTGATAGGGACTTCCCGTGACGCCAACATCAGGGTCAGTGGCAGGGCCAAACGTGAAGCTGTTGCTGCAGGTGTCAATCTGGGAAAGATAATGGAAGATATAAGCCAGAATTATGATGGTACCGGAGGAGGTCATGCGGGAGCTGCCGGAATTGATGTAGTTGCCGACATGGATACAATACTGGGCGAATGCAAGTGCAGGATAAGCGAAATCCTCAAAGGCAAACCCAATCCTACTATATGTGATTCGCTAAATGATGAATGTCACGAATCTGAATAA
- a CDS encoding prefoldin subunit beta — protein sequence MSTQIPPQIQNQLAQLQQVQQQAQSLAMQKSQIESMQKEAEMALEELEKLPEDVVIYRSVGELQVKSDKEESVSKLNEKVETLSLRLQSISRQEERISKRFTQLQEQIEQSMGNQAQ from the coding sequence ATGAGTACACAAATACCCCCGCAGATACAGAACCAACTGGCACAGTTGCAACAGGTTCAGCAGCAGGCACAGTCACTTGCAATGCAGAAATCTCAGATCGAGTCCATGCAGAAAGAAGCTGAAATGGCTCTTGAAGAGCTTGAAAAATTGCCGGAGGACGTTGTAATCTATCGCAGTGTTGGTGAATTACAGGTTAAATCCGACAAAGAAGAATCTGTATCTAAACTGAATGAAAAAGTAGAAACACTTTCACTCAGGTTACAATCCATCTCCAGGCAGGAAGAAAGGATATCAAAACGTTTCACACAACTTCAGGAACAGATTGAACAATCTATGGGGAACCAGGCACAGTAA
- a CDS encoding KEOPS complex subunit Pcc1 has protein sequence MLLKSLSSFETADADLIYRSLKPELESQITDRVSVSMWVEAGCLFLELSSEDLVAMRSTLNTWLRLIQVSSETANCLV, from the coding sequence TTGCTCTTAAAGTCTCTTTCAAGTTTTGAGACCGCTGATGCAGATCTGATCTATCGCTCCCTTAAACCTGAACTTGAAAGCCAGATAACTGACAGGGTATCTGTTTCCATGTGGGTTGAAGCCGGGTGTCTCTTTCTGGAGTTAAGCTCTGAGGATCTGGTGGCAATGCGTTCAACTCTTAATACATGGCTTCGTTTGATACAGGTTTCATCCGAAACCGCAAACTGTCTTGTTTAA
- a CDS encoding DNA-directed RNA polymerase subunit P — MAYKCTRCKRNVEIDYEYTGIRCPYCGHRILVKERPTTIKRIKAE; from the coding sequence ATGGCCTATAAATGTACCAGATGTAAGAGAAATGTTGAGATCGACTACGAGTACACAGGTATCCGTTGCCCATATTGTGGACACCGTATCCTTGTGAAAGAGCGGCCAACAACTATCAAACGCATCAAAGCAGAGTAA
- a CDS encoding 50S ribosomal protein L37ae, with product MAKKYTRKGRVSRSAGRFGTRYGRRDRKLVADLEEKMRMPHNCPKCARPTVKRTGTGIWKCTKCDYTFAGGTFLPQTNVGKTVARSVKKAKEAAAAE from the coding sequence ATGGCAAAAAAATATACGCGAAAAGGCCGAGTATCCAGATCAGCTGGTAGATTTGGTACTCGCTATGGTAGAAGGGACCGAAAACTTGTGGCAGATCTTGAAGAAAAGATGCGCATGCCACATAATTGTCCAAAATGTGCACGTCCTACTGTAAAAAGAACAGGTACAGGAATATGGAAATGTACCAAGTGCGATTACACTTTTGCAGGTGGAACATTCCTGCCTCAGACAAATGTCGGTAAGACAGTTGCACGTTCTGTAAAGAAAGCAAAGGAAGCAGCTGCAGCAGAGTAA
- the rrp42 gene encoding exosome complex protein Rrp42 → MGNEVMSVLKKDYIYNLMLKGQRADGRAFDEIRDIEIRTNVIEKAEGSAWIKMGGTEILVGVKLQVGTPFPDSADQGVIITSMELNPIASPDFEAGPPREKAIEMARVTDRGIRESGAIDLNKLCITEGEEVWMVFIDIHVLNNEGNIQDVSSLGAIAALLTAVVPGEREGRGEDMPMPIRDMPVSVTLVDIGGEMMVDPDLDEEAVCDTRITIVSNQDGSISGMQKSGDGALTEEKLLKAVSVACQKASELRETHLLNI, encoded by the coding sequence ATGGGCAACGAAGTAATGTCAGTACTTAAGAAAGATTATATTTACAACCTTATGCTCAAAGGTCAGCGTGCTGATGGACGTGCTTTTGACGAAATAAGGGATATTGAGATCAGGACTAATGTTATAGAAAAGGCTGAAGGTTCTGCCTGGATTAAGATGGGCGGTACCGAGATTCTTGTAGGAGTAAAACTACAGGTTGGTACACCTTTCCCTGATTCTGCAGACCAGGGCGTCATTATCACAAGTATGGAACTCAATCCAATAGCTTCTCCTGATTTTGAGGCTGGTCCTCCCAGAGAGAAAGCTATTGAGATGGCTCGTGTCACTGACAGGGGAATCCGTGAATCAGGCGCAATTGATTTAAACAAGTTGTGTATTACGGAGGGAGAAGAAGTCTGGATGGTATTCATCGATATCCATGTTCTCAACAATGAAGGGAACATTCAGGATGTATCCTCCCTGGGTGCAATAGCTGCTCTTTTGACTGCCGTTGTTCCGGGTGAACGCGAAGGCCGTGGCGAGGATATGCCAATGCCTATAAGGGATATGCCTGTTTCAGTTACGCTGGTAGACATCGGCGGTGAGATGATGGTTGACCCTGATCTTGATGAAGAAGCGGTTTGTGACACCCGCATAACTATTGTTTCAAATCAGGATGGCTCAATATCAGGAATGCAGAAGAGTGGTGATGGCGCACTTACCGAGGAAAAACTGTTAAAAGCTGTGTCAGTTGCCTGCCAGAAAGCATCAGAACTCAGGGAAACCCACCTGTTGAATATCTGA
- the rrp41 gene encoding exosome complex exonuclease Rrp41 — MSDKPEKFIDENGLRLDGRRVDEIRPMKMEIGVLSRADGSCYLEWGKNKVLAAVYGPRELHPRRMQKADSVLIRYRYNMAAFSVEDRIRPGPSRRSTEISKVSREAFEPVVLTHLYPGAVIDVFAEVLQADAGTRTAAINAASVALADAGIPMKGLVSACAVGKVDGKLVLDLNKPEDNYGDADIPMAMTSDGEITLVQMDGDVTQEEFKQAIEMCKEGCRQIMEIQKETLRNKFTKLDDVEISDDEEDVDVSSLVESTLESSGDEDAEDEDQDDQQSGSEEEENATPDLSTEEDEEDDLDAVESHSDFEAVELVEDFEESFTDVDEEDTTEDEDDEEKA, encoded by the coding sequence ATGAGTGATAAACCTGAAAAGTTCATTGATGAAAATGGATTACGTCTGGATGGCAGACGTGTTGATGAGATCAGGCCAATGAAAATGGAGATCGGTGTACTCTCCAGGGCTGATGGTTCATGTTATTTAGAATGGGGTAAGAATAAGGTACTTGCGGCTGTTTATGGTCCAAGGGAACTTCACCCTAGAAGAATGCAGAAAGCTGATTCTGTATTGATAAGATATCGTTATAATATGGCTGCTTTTTCTGTAGAGGATCGTATTAGACCGGGTCCAAGCAGAAGAAGTACCGAAATATCAAAAGTAAGTCGTGAGGCATTTGAGCCTGTTGTGCTGACTCACCTTTATCCTGGTGCGGTTATTGACGTCTTTGCGGAAGTCCTTCAGGCGGATGCAGGTACAAGAACAGCAGCGATTAATGCAGCTTCTGTAGCATTGGCTGATGCTGGAATACCTATGAAAGGACTGGTGTCGGCGTGTGCTGTAGGAAAGGTTGACGGCAAACTGGTACTTGATCTTAACAAGCCTGAAGATAACTATGGTGATGCTGACATTCCAATGGCAATGACCTCCGATGGCGAGATAACTCTTGTCCAGATGGATGGTGATGTTACGCAGGAAGAGTTCAAACAGGCAATTGAGATGTGCAAGGAAGGATGCCGCCAGATCATGGAGATACAGAAAGAAACCCTCAGAAACAAGTTTACTAAACTTGATGATGTGGAAATCTCCGATGACGAGGAAGATGTCGATGTTTCTTCCCTTGTAGAATCAACTCTTGAGTCATCAGGGGATGAGGACGCTGAGGATGAAGATCAGGATGATCAGCAGTCCGGTTCAGAGGAGGAGGAAAATGCTACTCCTGACTTATCAACAGAAGAAGACGAAGAGGATGACCTCGATGCAGTTGAATCACACTCCGACTTTGAGGCTGTAGAGCTTGTAGAGGATTTTGAAGAGTCTTTCACAGATGTGGATGAAGAGGATACCACAGAAGATGAAGACGATGAAGAGAAGGCCTGA
- the rrp4 gene encoding exosome complex RNA-binding protein Rrp4 → MEREIVIPGQFLSDNKNDSGPGTYVKDGKVYSLLYGVKNAKKKISVIPFSGKYIPSSRDYVIGTVIDVTPSNWIFNIGSPYDGLLHVSEYPRRIDQDKMREVLGIGNSALLRVKDVSSSMKVELTMRERGLRLLDMGRVIEITPAKVPRIIGHGGSMVSMLKKETNCEVFVGQNGRIWIKGKDSEMDLLTESIELIMKHSHTSGLTDRISLFLKGEEELVSEKDEAVLEEDLTEDTKEAEDESEIREDTYRKVDALLEDDN, encoded by the coding sequence ATGGAACGTGAAATTGTAATTCCGGGGCAGTTTTTGTCAGATAACAAAAATGATTCCGGTCCGGGTACATATGTAAAGGACGGTAAAGTCTATTCCCTTTTATACGGAGTAAAGAACGCTAAGAAAAAGATATCTGTAATTCCTTTTTCCGGAAAATACATCCCATCTTCCAGGGATTATGTCATTGGTACGGTTATAGATGTAACTCCATCCAACTGGATATTCAACATCGGATCTCCGTATGATGGATTGTTGCATGTGTCAGAATATCCAAGGCGTATCGATCAGGATAAAATGAGAGAAGTACTTGGCATAGGTAATTCTGCTTTACTTCGTGTAAAAGATGTAAGTTCATCCATGAAGGTCGAATTGACCATGAGAGAACGCGGACTCAGACTTCTTGATATGGGCCGTGTTATTGAAATAACTCCTGCGAAGGTTCCTCGAATCATAGGACATGGTGGTTCTATGGTATCAATGCTTAAGAAAGAGACAAATTGTGAAGTATTCGTAGGCCAGAACGGAAGAATATGGATAAAAGGAAAAGACAGTGAAATGGACCTTCTCACAGAGTCTATTGAGCTTATTATGAAACATTCCCACACATCAGGATTGACTGATAGGATCTCTCTTTTTTTAAAAGGTGAGGAAGAACTTGTTTCTGAGAAGGATGAAGCTGTTTTAGAAGAAGATCTCACAGAAGATACAAAAGAAGCAGAAGATGAAAGTGAGATCAGGGAAGATACCTACCGAAAAGTGGATGCTCTTCTGGAAGATGATAATTGA
- a CDS encoding ribosome assembly factor SBDS, with translation MVSLDESVIARLKKGKNHFEVFVEPEGAFSLKRGEEVNMEDIIAVESVFADAAQGDHAAESDLENTFETSNVMEIARQIILHGELQLTKEQRKHILEEKTRQVITIIAQNAINPQTRTPHPPARIEMAMEEAKVHIDPLKGVDEQVNIVMKAIRPIIPIRFEEVEVAVKIPAEYAAKSYGDIAGFATLLKNEWQSDGSWVAVVKMPAGLQNDFYGLVNHLTKGDAESKLL, from the coding sequence ATGGTGTCTCTTGATGAGTCCGTTATTGCACGGCTCAAGAAAGGAAAGAATCATTTTGAGGTGTTTGTAGAACCGGAAGGTGCTTTTTCTCTCAAAAGAGGAGAAGAGGTAAATATGGAGGACATTATAGCTGTGGAGTCCGTATTCGCTGATGCAGCCCAGGGCGACCATGCTGCTGAATCTGATCTTGAGAATACTTTTGAGACAAGCAATGTAATGGAAATTGCCAGGCAGATTATATTGCATGGTGAGCTCCAGCTTACCAAGGAACAGAGGAAGCATATTCTGGAAGAAAAGACCAGGCAGGTCATAACTATCATTGCACAGAATGCTATCAACCCTCAGACAAGGACCCCTCATCCTCCTGCAAGAATTGAAATGGCAATGGAAGAAGCCAAGGTCCACATTGATCCCCTCAAAGGTGTCGATGAGCAGGTAAATATTGTAATGAAGGCTATCCGCCCAATAATTCCTATAAGGTTTGAAGAGGTAGAAGTAGCTGTAAAAATTCCGGCTGAATATGCAGCAAAGTCATATGGTGATATTGCCGGTTTTGCAACTCTTTTAAAGAATGAGTGGCAGAGTGATGGGTCATGGGTGGCTGTTGTAAAAATGCCTGCAGGCCTGCAGAATGATTTCTATGGTCTTGTGAACCATCTTACAAAAGGCGACGCCGAATCTAAATTATTATGA